The following DNA comes from Shinella zoogloeoides.
ATCTCGTCCTTCGCCTTCCTGGCGGCCGCCTCGACCTCGGGAGTGATCAGGCTGCGGTTATGCTCGTCCAGCGCCCAGTCGACGCCGTTCTCGGCAAGGCCGAGCGACTGCACGCCGCCGGTGAAGTGGCCTTCCTTGGCATCCTTCAGCGCATTGTAGACCGCGACGTCGACGCGCTTGACCATGGAGGTCAGCATGACGCCCGGATGCATGTAGTTCTGGTTGGAATCGACGCCGATGGCGAACTTTCCGGCATCCGCGACCTTCTGGAGGACACCGATGCCCGTGCCGCCGGCCGCGGCGAAGATGACGTCCGCACCCTGGCCCATCTGGGAGGCCGCGATCTCGCCGCCCTTGACCGGGTCGTTGAAGGCGGCGTTCGTCGTGCCCGTCATGTTGCGGATGATGTTCGTCGCGCCGCCGGCCGCCGCGCCCTGTGCAAAGCCACAGCCGAACTTGCGGATGATCGGGATATCCATGCCGCCGATGAAGCCGACGGCCTTGCTCTTGGAGGAGAGCGCCGCGATCAGGCCGACCACGTAGGACCCCTGCTCTTCCTTGAAGGTGACGGAGCGGACATTGGGAAGATCGACCACGTCATCGAGCATCACGAAGTCGATGTCGGGGAATTCTTTAGCGACCTTGGCGAGCTGGTCCTTGTAGCCGAAATTCGTGACGATGACCGGGCTGAAGCCGCGGCTGGCGAAGTTGCGGATGCCCTGCTCCGCCTGGGAATCGGCCTGCGCCTCGAAATCGCGGTAGCTGGAGCCGGTGTCCGCCTTGAACTTTTCCGCGCCCGTATAGGCCATCTCGTTGAACGACTTGTCGAACTTGCCGCTCGTTCCGTAGACGATCGCCGGGTTGAAATCGGCCGCCGCCGCGCCCGCCGTCATCGCCGCCAAGGCGACCGTCACCATCAGATGTTTCAGCATTGTCATTCCCCTCCCTGGATGCCGGGGCATGCAGCGCCGGCGAGACCGATCCTAATGTCTATACATATGACGGCCGGACTATTCGCTGTCAACAGAAAACCGGCCGTTTCCACGTTAGTTAAACGTGTATCTAAGCGCAGGTAAACGTGTACTTTGGCGAAAGCTACTCCGTCAAGGCCTCTCGTAGAGCGGGCTAAATAACGGTGCCTGAATGCAGGTGCGAAACAATTTCACAGGTGCCATGACACGGGCACTTGAACGCCATCGGAAGCATCCCGCTCCGTCAGGTCGTGGTGCGGCTGACGACCGTGGGCATGATGGTGATGGCCTCGCCCTTGCGGTCCGGATCCTCGAGGAAATCGATGAGGGCGTTCGTCGCGACGCGGCCGGAATGGGCGATGCGCCGGTCCACGGTCGAGAGCGGATGCTCCAGCAGCGGAGAGAGGTAAATGTTGTCGAAGCCGATCACCGCGCAATCCTCCGGCACGCGCCGGCCGCGCTCGCGCAGGGCGACCATCGCGCCGATGGCCAGCATGTCGTTCATGCAGCAGATCGCCGTGAAATCGGTGCTGTCGATGAGGTCCAGCGTGGCCTGATGGCCGAACCTGTGCTGGAATTCCTTGCAGCGCACCAGCTCGGGATCGAAGGGAATGCCGGCTTCGGCGAGCGCGTCCCTGTATCCGGAAAGGCGGATCTGCGTGTTCGAGCGATGCGGCGCACCGCTGAGGAAGGCGATGCGGGTATGGCCCTTTTCGATCAGATGGCGCGTCGCCTGGAAGGCGCCGCTGCGATAGTCGGTATCGACCGTCGCGACGAGCTGCGCCACCGGGCCGATCTCCCGGTCCATGCAGACGACGGGGATGCGCAGGGCATCGAGAAGCTCCGTGTCGGGAATGACGTCGCTGGCGGCGAGCAGGACGCCATCCACGCGGTGCCCCCCGAAGGAGGTGAGGTGCGCCGTCTCGATCTCCGCTATGCCCTCGGAATTGCAGACGAGGGTCGTGTAGCCGCGCAGGCGCGCGGCGTCGTCGCAGGCGCGCACCAGCTCCGTGAAATAGGGATTGAGGATATCGGGAACGATGATGCCGATGACATGCGACTTGCGCGTGACGAGCGAGCGCGCCAGCGAATTCGGCGTGTAGTTCAGTTCACGGGCGAGCGACAGGACCTTCTGGCGCGTCTCGTCCCCGATCACCGAATCCTTCCGGTTCAGGACCTTCGACACCGTCGCGGTCGAGACCCCGGCCTGTCTCGCAATATCCTTGATCGTAACCGCCACGAAACCCCACCATTGCCTGCCCGATGCTCCTGTTATCGGCGCATTGGTTCGTGTCGTCTAGCTTGCCGCCGACACGAATGTCCATAGCAGGCTCGCCATGCGGCCGGGCCAGCGGTGAGATGGCGGGAAGGACGCGATGCCCTGACGGCGCGTCGCGCCGTTCAGTGCACCGCGGCGTACATGATGCTCTCGCTCGACGCGTCGATGGGCGAGAACTCCTCCACCACCCGGCCCTGCCTTGCGACGAGGATGCGGTCGGAGAGGGAGAGGATTTCCGGCAGGTAGGAGGAAATCACCACCACGGCCAGCCCCTCGTCGGCCAGCCGCTGGATGAGCGCGTGGATC
Coding sequences within:
- a CDS encoding LacI family DNA-binding transcriptional regulator → MAVTIKDIARQAGVSTATVSKVLNRKDSVIGDETRQKVLSLARELNYTPNSLARSLVTRKSHVIGIIVPDILNPYFTELVRACDDAARLRGYTTLVCNSEGIAEIETAHLTSFGGHRVDGVLLAASDVIPDTELLDALRIPVVCMDREIGPVAQLVATVDTDYRSGAFQATRHLIEKGHTRIAFLSGAPHRSNTQIRLSGYRDALAEAGIPFDPELVRCKEFQHRFGHQATLDLIDSTDFTAICCMNDMLAIGAMVALRERGRRVPEDCAVIGFDNIYLSPLLEHPLSTVDRRIAHSGRVATNALIDFLEDPDRKGEAITIMPTVVSRTTT
- a CDS encoding BMP family lipoprotein codes for the protein MLKHLMVTVALAAMTAGAAAADFNPAIVYGTSGKFDKSFNEMAYTGAEKFKADTGSSYRDFEAQADSQAEQGIRNFASRGFSPVIVTNFGYKDQLAKVAKEFPDIDFVMLDDVVDLPNVRSVTFKEEQGSYVVGLIAALSSKSKAVGFIGGMDIPIIRKFGCGFAQGAAAGGATNIIRNMTGTTNAAFNDPVKGGEIAASQMGQGADVIFAAAGGTGIGVLQKVADAGKFAIGVDSNQNYMHPGVMLTSMVKRVDVAVYNALKDAKEGHFTGGVQSLGLAENGVDWALDEHNRSLITPEVEAAARKAKDEIAAGTLDVHDYMSDDKCPL